From Thalassovita sp.:
ACCACCACCTCATCCGCGATGGCGCGCACCGTGGCCAGATCGTGGGTGATGAACATATAGGCCAGATCAAACTGCTCCTGCAGCCGGTCCAGCAGTTTCAGGATGCCCTCCGCCACCAGCTGATCCAGCGCCGATGTGACCTCATCGCAGATGATGAACTTCGGCTCCGCCGCCAGCGCGCGGGCAATACCGATCCGCTGTTTCTGACCGCCCGACAGCTCTGAGGGCAGCCGGTCAATGTAGTTCTCCGGCTCCAGCTCAATCAGGTTCAGCAGGTCTTTGACCCGATCCTCCAGCGCCTTGCCTTTCAGGCCCAGATACATCTGCGCCGGGCGGCCGATCAGCTCACGGATGGTCAGTTTCGGGTTCAGCGCAGTGTCGGCCATCTGGTAGATCATCTGCGCCTGCCGCAGCTGATCGCGGCTGCGCGACCGATAGTCCGCAGGCAGCGCTTCACCGTCAAACAGCACCTCACCACGGCGCGGCGTCAACAGACCGGTGATCACCCGGGCGGTGGTCGATTTCCCCGATCCACTTTCGCCCACAACGGCGACAGTGCGGCGTTTGTGAATGTCAAAGCTAACATCCTGCAACACATCAACTTTGCCATAGCCCGCCGTCACATTGCGCACCGACACCACCGGGGTTTCCCCTTCGGGTTTCGGCTGTTCAGGCCGGGCGTGGCTGCGCACCGCCCAGAGCGACTTGGTATAGTCCTCCTTCGGGGTGCTGAGCATGGTGCGGGTGTCCGCCTCTTCGACCTCTTCGCCTTTCAACAGCACTTTGATGCGATCTGCCATCTGCGCCACAACCGCCAGATCGTGGGTGATATAGATCGCAGCGGTGTTGAACTGTTCCACGATGTCACGGATCGCCGCCAAGACCTCAATCTGGGTGGTCACATCGAGCGCAGTTGTCGGCTCATCAAAGATGATGAGGTCAGGCCGACAGGACATCGCCATGGCCGTCATCGCCCGCTGCAGCTGCCCGCCGGACACCTGATGCGGATAGCGGAAGCCGATCTGTTCAGGATCCGGTAACTGCATGCGGCGGTAGAGGTCCACCGCATCCGCCTCAGCATCCGCGCGGGACATGACAGAATGCACCACCGGCGCTTCGCTGTATTGATCAATCAGCTTATGCGCCGGGTTGAAACTGGCCGCTGCGGATTGCGCCACATAGGCGATCCGCTTGCCCAGCAGCCCGCGTTTGTCCGCCGCTGAGGCGGCCCGAAGATCAATGCCATCAAAGGTGATCTCACCCCCGGAAATGCGGCAGCCATCACGGGTGAAGCCCATCGAGGCCAGACCAACCGTGGACTTGCCCGCGCCGGATTCACCGATCAGGCCCAGCACCTCACCCCGATGCAGGGTCAGGTCCACGCCTTTGACGATTTCGTTCCACTGATCCTCAGATTTGCCCTCAATCCTGAGGCCGCGCACGGTGAGGAGTGGCTCTTGCGTCTTATCATTCGCCATGGGCTTACTCCTTCAATCCGCTGGCGCGGTGCAGCTGCCAGTCCACCACAAAGTTCACCGCAACCGTCAGCAGCGCAATTGCACCAGCCGGCAGCAGCGGGGTGATGTCGCCAAAGGTGATCAGCGTTGCGTTGTCGCGCACCATCGATCCCCAGTCAGCCGTGGGCGGCTGAATGCCAAGGCCCAGGAACGACAGCGCCGAAATGGCCAGGAACACAAAGCAGAAGCGCAGGCCAAATTCGGCCACCAACGGGGCCATCGCGTTTGGCAACACCTCGCGGGTCACCAGGTGCCACAGCCCCTCACCGCGCAGCTTGGCGGCTTCGATGTAGTCCATCACCACGATGCCCTGCGCCACAGACCGGGCCAGACGGAACACGCGGGTGGCATCGATCGTTGCGATCACCAGGATCAGCGACACCACCGAGGTGCCAAAGATGGTCAGCAGCAACAGCGAGAAGATGAGCGACGGAATGGCCATCAGGATGTCCACCACGCGGCTCAGGAACTGGTCCAGCCAGCCGCCCACCACCGCGGCCAGCAGGCCAAGGATGGAGCCGACAAAGAAGGCCAGCGCCGTGGTGGCAAAGGCGATCCCGACGGTGTTCCGTGCGCCATAGATCATCCGGGTCAGCATATCGCGGCCCAGGTTATCGGTGCCCAACAGATAGGTGCTGTCCCACTGCTGATACTGGCGCCCCACCACTTCACTTTCCGCGAAGGGGGCAATCAGCGGGGCGAACAGGGCCACCACAACGTAAATCAGGATCACCAGCATCCCGAAGGAGGCCGTCAACGGTGCCTTGCGCAGCTCACGTGCCATATTGGCCGGTGT
This genomic window contains:
- a CDS encoding ABC transporter ATP-binding protein, coding for MANDKTQEPLLTVRGLRIEGKSEDQWNEIVKGVDLTLHRGEVLGLIGESGAGKSTVGLASMGFTRDGCRISGGEITFDGIDLRAASAADKRGLLGKRIAYVAQSAAASFNPAHKLIDQYSEAPVVHSVMSRADAEADAVDLYRRMQLPDPEQIGFRYPHQVSGGQLQRAMTAMAMSCRPDLIIFDEPTTALDVTTQIEVLAAIRDIVEQFNTAAIYITHDLAVVAQMADRIKVLLKGEEVEEADTRTMLSTPKEDYTKSLWAVRSHARPEQPKPEGETPVVSVRNVTAGYGKVDVLQDVSFDIHKRRTVAVVGESGSGKSTTARVITGLLTPRRGEVLFDGEALPADYRSRSRDQLRQAQMIYQMADTALNPKLTIRELIGRPAQMYLGLKGKALEDRVKDLLNLIELEPENYIDRLPSELSGGQKQRIGIARALAAEPKFIICDEVTSALDQLVAEGILKLLDRLQEQFDLAYMFITHDLATVRAIADEVVVMQQGRVVEQGVKSEMFQPPHHPYTELLLSSVPEMDPDWLSDLLASRAAK
- a CDS encoding ABC transporter permease; translated protein: MSFLMTLFWVVATALGALALGWLFRAVLVLATPANMARELRKAPLTASFGMLVILIYVVVALFAPLIAPFAESEVVGRQYQQWDSTYLLGTDNLGRDMLTRMIYGARNTVGIAFATTALAFFVGSILGLLAAVVGGWLDQFLSRVVDILMAIPSLIFSLLLLTIFGTSVVSLILVIATIDATRVFRLARSVAQGIVVMDYIEAAKLRGEGLWHLVTREVLPNAMAPLVAEFGLRFCFVFLAISALSFLGLGIQPPTADWGSMVRDNATLITFGDITPLLPAGAIALLTVAVNFVVDWQLHRASGLKE